In Rosa rugosa chromosome 4, drRosRugo1.1, whole genome shotgun sequence, the genomic stretch CAAGGACTCTAACTGCACCCTTCTCGACTCCAACTTAACAAGAGAAGGCAAAATATCCAAACATACCCTCCACATATGAATCTTTGCCTTATTTGGAATAGATGATTTCCAAATCTTCTTCCAAAAAGGTGCTCCCACAGACGATAGGATGGGATTAAAATGAGAAGAATTAGAAAACGAAAAATGGTAGGTCGATTTCACAGAGAACTTACCATCCTTGGTCAACCTCCAAATCAACCTATCATTTACCACCCTTCGACTCAAAGGAATATTAATAATAGCCACTGCTTCCTCCATCGAAAACAGCCGCAAGATTTTGGCCTCATCCCACACCCCTGTCTCCACAATTAAATCCTCCACCAATGTTACTTCCCGTTGAGCCAAGCCTGTGGCTGACGGTTTCCCATTAGGTAAAGCCGGAATCcaattagaagaaaaaattcCAATATCCTTCCCATCCCCCACTTGCCAACAACAACATTCCTGAAGCAAATCCCGTGTAGAAAATATACTTCTCCAGGAATAGGAAGGTGAAGCATGAGGAGTAGCCTCCCAAAACGAGACATCTGGAAAATACTTTGCCTTATACATACGAGCAACTAGAGAAGAAGGATTAAGAAGCACGCGCCAAGCCTGTTTGGCTAACATAGCAGAATTAAAGTCCGGCAGACTCCGAAAGCCAAGACCACCAGACTCCTTTGGATTACACAATACCTTACTAACTagtttgttcaccctactttctcttctcaccctacatttattttttttatttgtagtTTACTTTATTCACTCATTTACAGTACCcaaaatattatttttcaaactaCCCTACTAACTATTTTGTTCACTCTACTTTCTTTTCTCAccctatatatattttttaaatttcaagtctactttgttcacccaccctacattattttttaaatttcaaacCATATGGTGTTTTTAGACAACGTGATTACCTCATTTTCAGGATTCAAGTAGGTGTTTTCAGACTCCATTAGCATTAATATGATAAATTTTGAGGCATAAAGCTTGTTAGTATAGCATGAGAACgattgaagatgatgaaaaaaaaaaaggaaaaagagttAGGGTTTAACGATGAATGGAAATATTAAGAAAGTGTTTTAATAATAAATTgtcttttattgtaattttatattatAGTATTTTAGTCTTTTAACAAATCAGAAagttgtagggtgaacaaagtaattagtagggtggcaatagccgcaccttTATGAGTTTGACTACTATGTTAGTATATATGTGCATACAAGaggcaaaaacaaaaattaaatcaaAATATATCAATAAATTTGTTCTGTATCACAAACACGATAACATAATAATTTTTCAGCCTGTGACATAATTTCTTAAAACAAGTATAAAACAAAGATGATTATTATTGTAAACAAATCAATGGCAAGTGTGAAGTGTGAAATGGAGAAAATGTAGGGAATGAAAATGATGAATTGAATCATTCTATAACAAACATTGAgcgtgtgtgtgtgcgcgcgcatGTATTTGCCAATTTTGGACCACTGAGCATCTCTGCAGTATGCTACTAGATTTTGATTTTCTATCTTTGACTTTGCATATTAaatctgacaattaaatatcaCAGCTAACAGCCCACCACACACGAAATCAACGAACAGTTGTTTGATAGTGATGAAATGATCCTATCAAATATTTTTTGGTCCTAATTTATGATCCTATGGAATTTAGCCAAATCTCAAAATTAATGCAATGAAAACGTAGGATGCTAATAATGTAGTACAACATCTAAATAGGAAGCCTTCATAAGGGATTCCAATCTGGGTGCCATTGATCTTCAACAAACAAGTCATTTTAATTCTCTGGTTTACACCTCATTCACTAACAAAATAAACGCAGGATATCAACTAACTTGTAATCTAATAGTATTGAGAAAAATGTTTTAAGTTCGACTCCTCCCTTTCTTTTGATcaaaacggaaaaaaaaaaaaaaaaaaaaaaaaaaaaaaaaaaaagagagacgAAGGAGATAGCTaggtcatgactcatgagcaACAAAGTTGACCGATCTACAGCTGAGTTTTTTCATAACCGCAGTTGACTTTTATTTGGAGTGGAAGATCAAACTAATAAGTAGAGACTTGTTCATTTTTTAGCAATGGAAATCTAATCCTAACCACGTACAGTTTCTATTATTTAAACAACAGTGGCATACAAACCACCACTAATAAAATTTGTTTCAGACAAATTGCATGTGATCATGATTAAGTTGACTTGATTCCATATGATGGGTACGTACTCCTTATTCCCTCAACCTGCTTGATATTATTAGCACAAAATAATTGGGTACTTAATATAAATGGAATCTGTAACTTCGTAAAGAAATGAGGTTGCAGATTAAGCCAACTATTGGCATTCCAATATTTTTTTAAAGAGTTGACTCATAACGGAGAGATATGGGTGACTTAGAGCCCAAGCAATCCTTGCCCTCACTGAAGACCCAAGGTGTCACTAGATTACAAGAAAAGataagacaaaaaaaagaagaagaagaagaagggaataCCAACGACTCATTAACCTTTAAGGAGAAACGTGAAAATATAGAGAGGATACGCAGATTTGTAATTGTTGTCGAGATAAGACTTTATTAGATATAAATAAGATGTAATATGTCCATGTAACGTTTTACAACTCATGTGACTTTTCGGATACAACAATGTTTAATGAATTTAAAGATGGACATTCCAAGTAAATTTTAACCATCATCTGGCTGTACAATGAATCCAAACAGCTGAAGGGAGCTGCCCATCAGCTGGTTTCTGAATCTTCCTCGGGCAACACGACTACCTTCGACAAACTAACTGATGAGTTTGATAATGTAAGGCCATGATGTTGCTGTACTACTAAGACTGATGCGGTGGTGCTGAAGTCCGGAGAAGTCAACAAGCACCCAACAGGCCCCAATTCAGGGCAGTCACTCTTGACATTCAATGCAGCAGCGATTTGACCCTGAGGCCTTCGACCAACCAAAATCAAGTTACATTGGCTAAACTCACGAATAGATTCAGTAGTTTCTGCAGCGCTTCCCACTACTCTCTCCTCATATTTGATTGAGCTGTAATTCGAAATCTTCTGCTTCAATTCAGCAATGAACTTGTCCTCCTCTGGTCCTGCTGAAGGGTTTGAGCCATCGTTTACATCAACTCTAACTATCTCCCCTTGAAGCTCAGGGCTCGGTAAGAAGTGAACGATATTTAAGTTGATACCCGGATGCTCAGCCATTCGAATCCCATAAGCAAGAGCCTCACGATCATCACTACCCCCAAAGAACAGAACAGTGAAGACTGAATCAACATTGCTGGCAGATACATGGCTGCTTCCACCTAGACCACGGTCCACTATGATCCCCACTGAACATGGTGCATTCTGAAGAACCTGTTGGTTGATCAATCTGTACTCACTTCGAGTCGTCTCAAAGGAACCATCCAACCTCTGGTGCTTGTGGAATGGGAGGATTATCATTGCTGCTCTTTCACTATCAGCACTTGTGCAGATGTCCTCATGCATGCTAGTTATAGAAGAGATTGCTGTCATTGGACGAATAGCCACTCGACTCAGCTGCTCAAAGGTCTCAAAAGCCACAACAACTTGATTATTATTAGCTGACCGCTGCCCTTTATTCCAAAAGGGTATACCATTGTTTCTTGCCTTGTGAACCATCAATATTACAGAAGACCTTTCATTAAGCTCCATAAGGTGCATTGCATAGACACAAAGCCGTTCCCTCTTTTCAGTCCCACGGGAAGCCTCGATGAGATTAATCATCGTGGGTAGGTTCCTTGTACCATGGAAACAGGTCAAGAGTCGGAGCTGACTATTTGGGTCTTTCCTCTCAATAGTTTTGTACTTGTAATCTTTACTCAACCTTTTAGCCGGCTTATATACTGCCATAACTATAGGTGTTGTAATGAAGGTTGTGAAGACAGCCATGAGAACCATGATAGCAAATGTTTGATCATTCAAAACCTGCATATTCCAAGAGCAGGACATTAACTTATATGACACAGACATCCTACATTAAACCTTCAAAGTCCTATCAATAATATATACAGTTATTTACCTTTCTGTCTTTACCAATGTTAAGGACAATGAGCTCCACCAACCCTTTAGTATTCATGAGGAACCCCAGAGCTAGAGCCTCCTGAAAGGGTACTTTGCAGAAGAGGGAAACAGCTATAGTGCCAATGACCTTTCCGAAACAGGCTGTTGAAATGACCAAGACTAAGAGACCCCATGACTGAGCGCCGCGAATTGTTGTTATATCAGTCTTCAATCCACTTGAGACAAAGTATAATGGGAGGAATAGACCAGATACAAGATCCTCAACTTTTTCTACAAGAGCGCCTGCAAATGGTCCTTCCTTTGGAACAATAATTCCAAGCACGAATGCACCAAATAGAGCATGAATTCCAATAGTTTCAGTGACAAACCCAGCTGCCAAAACTGAAGCCAAGGTAGCGCATACATACAATTCTTCTACTGGTTCACCCTCAGGACAACGCTGCACCATCCATTTAAAGACAGGTCGAACAGCAAATATACATACAAGAACAAAAGCACATCCACACAAGAGAACCCAGAGAGAAACCAGGGGAGAGCGGCCACTACCAGAGAGGGAAATGGCAAGGGCAAGAAGAATCCATGCAGCCACATCATTAACAGCTGCTGCTGACATGGCCATTCGGCCAATATCAGTGGTTAAGAGCTTGAGCTCAGCCAGA encodes the following:
- the LOC133742974 gene encoding cation/H(+) antiporter 18-like; translation: MANNTTVTCPSPMKATSNGVFQGDNPLDFALPLAILQICLVVTLTRILAYFLRPLRQPRVIAEIVGGILLGPSALGHNKKYINAIFPEKSLTVLDTLANLGLLFFLFLVGLELDPKSLRRTGKKALSIALAGITLPFVLGIGTSFALKGTISKGVDGPPFLVFMGVALSITAFPVLARILAELKLLTTDIGRMAMSAAAVNDVAAWILLALAISLSGSGRSPLVSLWVLLCGCAFVLVCIFAVRPVFKWMVQRCPEGEPVEELYVCATLASVLAAGFVTETIGIHALFGAFVLGIIVPKEGPFAGALVEKVEDLVSGLFLPLYFVSSGLKTDITTIRGAQSWGLLVLVISTACFGKVIGTIAVSLFCKVPFQEALALGFLMNTKGLVELIVLNIGKDRKVLNDQTFAIMVLMAVFTTFITTPIVMAVYKPAKRLSKDYKYKTIERKDPNSQLRLLTCFHGTRNLPTMINLIEASRGTEKRERLCVYAMHLMELNERSSVILMVHKARNNGIPFWNKGQRSANNNQVVVAFETFEQLSRVAIRPMTAISSITSMHEDICTSADSERAAMIILPFHKHQRLDGSFETTRSEYRLINQQVLQNAPCSVGIIVDRGLGGSSHVSASNVDSVFTVLFFGGSDDREALAYGIRMAEHPGINLNIVHFLPSPELQGEIVRVDVNDGSNPSAGPEEDKFIAELKQKISNYSSIKYEERVVGSAAETTESIREFSQCNLILVGRRPQGQIAAALNVKSDCPELGPVGCLLTSPDFSTTASVLVVQQHHGLTLSNSSVSLSKVVVLPEEDSETS